In Arachis hypogaea cultivar Tifrunner chromosome 17, arahy.Tifrunner.gnm2.J5K5, whole genome shotgun sequence, a single window of DNA contains:
- the LOC112766311 gene encoding BRI1 kinase inhibitor 1: METHHHQQHQKQIEARQEDKEAKQILLPKPSSPPPSQSSSPSHEFSFTISLHSSSTNKVPPPSLAIDLSPADEIFFHGHLLPLHLLSHLPSSPRFSTTSMESLTEQHNLDERIGNNFIEEDNNLIKRGTMEEESKSNNNNNNKHSSFSLFGLSKGRKVCQVSNKEELDKEKQQKRKLGFDVIHALKRLFRGRREREKVGLHESAYSSHSGNLMRKKKPELRGIRRGECSSAPASMRASPTNSGLLLATATTLPTSAANDSTMEELQAAIQAAIAHCKNSIAKEDNNLIKCTS; encoded by the exons ATGGAAACACACCATCATCAGCAGCACCAAAAACAAATTGAAGCAAGGCAAGAAGATAAAGAAGCAAAGCAAATACTGTTACCAAAACCTTCTTCACCACCACCTTCACAATCTTCCTCCCCTTCTCATGAATTCTCCTTCACAATCTCTCTCCATTCTTCTTCCACCAACAAAGTTCCACCACCTTCCCTTGCAATAGATTTATCTCCTGCTGACGAAATTTTCTTCCATGGCCACTTGCTTCCCCTCCACCTCCTATCTCACCTCCCTTCATCACCTCGATTCTCCACCACTTCCATGGAAAGCCTCACT GAGCAACATAACCTGGATGAAAGAATTGGCAACAACTTCATAGAAGAAGACAATAATCTTATTAAGAGAGGGACAATGGAAGAAGAAAGTaagtccaataataataataataataaacatagtAGTTTCTCATTGTTTGGATTATCAAAAGGGCGCAAAGTGTGTCAAGTTAGCAACAAGGAAGAATTAGATAAAGAGAAGCAACAGAAGAGGAAGCTTGGTTTTGACGTGATCCATGCACTCAAGAGGCTTTTCAGggggagaagagaaagagagaaagttgGTTTGCATGAGAGTGCTTATTCTTCTCACTCAGGGAACTTGATGAGGAAGAAAAAACCAGAATTGAGAGGAATTAGAAGAGGTGAATGTTCATCAGCACCAGCTTCCATGAGGGCTTCTCCAACAAACAGTGGCCTCTTGCTTGCAACTGCAACAACTCTTCCTACTTCAGCCGCCAATGACAGCACCATGGAAGAGTTGCAAGCAGCCATTCAAGCTGCCATTGCTCACTGCAAAAATTCTATTGCCAAAGAAGACAACAACCTCATCAAATGCACCTCATAG
- the LOC112766309 gene encoding phosphatidate phosphatase PAH2 isoform X1, whose translation MRRIGSYITQGVYTVSGPFHPFGGAVDIVVVEQPDGTFKSSPWYVRFGKFQGVLKAREKIVDINVNGIDADFHMHLDHKGEAYFLREVDAEYGDAVIYPSSGDEYDDNRSRHLNDMQIQERLRSKSCNYDSENSNGNAGTRSRGSLLGFVFGRKSIEEGEECGDKYGVEQMAPAEIAADLLELKWSTNIKSDRRPPRFVDKRKIAKSSSDGDVLQEALPPLAVKEEEASSFSNSNSEHGHDKTMIKIDVAHEVECDSNGKQGGLAHECADFPVELVEVEAGGGFERKLSDGELAPVSAFASPTGVSSVDDNISADEVAQSVVFFETSEKATVECANESSATSHDVSSTFSPPKDLLGVQATTKSPAAGLVEEENFLFSDLDESKINDQLDRPVSPESVDKEEEEEEEEEHHSCDDGDVKDENLVSENGDLHSSSPMAIPRTEAAGEDIGHTGSLPNITTRSISLGQPEASYPLSQSLDTRSKSLPWLFPENEDSSEANGNQLSNAKSGVGSPPSGWRLWPFSRSVSQTYVPPMPSDTKDTTFEQSSENTISTDPNKNELKTDPKKKHVRVKVPTSEQIASLHLKEGGNTVMFTFSTAMLGRQQVDCRIYLWKWNTRIVISDVDGTITKSDVLGQFMPLVGIDWSQTGVAHLFSAIKENGYQLLFLSARSISQAYLTRQFLFNLKQDGKALPDGPVVISPDGLFPSLYREVIRRVPHEFKIACLEDIKSLFPSDCNPFYAGFGNRDTDEISYLKVGIPIGKIFIINPRGEIVVNRRIDTKSYTSLHALVNGMFPPMISSSEQEDFNSWNFWKLPPPVLDL comes from the exons ATGAGGAGGATCGGAAGCTACATAACACAGGGCGTTTACACTGTTTCAGGGCCCTTCCACCCGTTCGGCGGCGCCGTCGACATCGTCGTCGTGGAGCAGCCAGATGGAACCTTCAAGTCTTCTCCTTGGTACGTCCGATTCGGGAAATTCCAAGGCGTTCTGAAAGCAAGGGAGAAGATCGTTGACATCAATGTGAATGGCATCGACGCTGATTTCCACATGCATCTTGATCACAAAGGTGAAGCTTATTTCCTCAGGGAAGTAGATGCTGAATATGGTGACGCCGTTATTTATCCGTCTTCTggtgatgaatatgatgataacCGCTCCCGTCATCTTAACGACATGCAAATACAAGAACGCCTCAGGTCCAAAAGCTGCAACTATGATTCAGAAAATAGTAATGGGAATGCTGGGACAAGGTCTCGCGGCTCGTTACTGGGCTTTGTGTTTGGGCGAAAGTCCATAGAGGAAGGTGAAGAATGTGGTGATAAGTACGGAGTTGAACAAATGGCGCCTGCTGAGATAGCTGCAGATTTGTTGGAGCTTAAGTGGTCTACGAATATCAAAAGTGATCGCCGACCACCACGTTTTGTGGATAAACGCAAAATTGCAAAGAGTTCATCCGATGGTGATGTACTTCAAGAAGCTTTGCCACCTCTTGCGGTAAAGGAGGAAgaagcttcttctttttccaatTCTAACTCTGAGCATGGACATGATAAGACTATGATAAAGATTGACGTTGCGCATGAGGTTGAATGTGACTCCAATGGAAAGCAAGGTGGACTTGCTCATGAATGTGCTGATTTTCCCGTTGAACTTGTGGAAGTTGAAGCAGGAGGGGGGTTCGAGAGGAAATTAAGTGACGGAGAGCTTGCTCCTGTCAGTGCTTTTGCTTCGCCGACTGGTGTTTCTTCAGTGGACGACAACATTTCGGCTGATGAAGTTGCTCAGTCTGTGGTTTTCTTCGAGACATCGGAGAAAGCGACGGTGGAATGTGCAAACGAGAGTAGTGCAACGAGCCATGATGTCTCTAGCACATTTTCTCCTCCTAAGGATTTGCTTGGTGTACAAGCAACAACTAAATCACCAGCAGCAGGTTTAGTGGAAGAAGAAAACTTCCTTTTTAGTGACCTTGATGAAAGTAAAATCAATGATCAATTGGATAGACCAGTGTCCCCTGAATCCGTAgataaggaagaagaagaagaagaagaagaagaacatcaTTCTTGCGATGATGGCGATGTTAAAGATGAAAACTTAGTTAGTGAAAATGGCGATTTGCATTCGTCCAGTCCTATGGCTATCCCTAGAACTGAGGCTGCTGGGGAGGATATTGGGCATACAGGATCATTGCCTAACATTACTACTCGTAGCATCAGCTTGGGCCAACCTGAGGCTTCTTATCCTTTAAGTCAATCACTAGACACAAGATCCAAATCCTTGCCGTGGTTATTTCCTGAAAATGAAGATTCAAGTGAAGCCAATGGAAACCAGTTGTCAAATGCGAAGTCAG GGGTCGGTAGCCCACCTTCTGGTTGGAGACTTTGGCCTTTCTCCAGATCAGTATCCCAAACATATGTGCCGCCTATGCCAAGTGATACCAAAGATACTACTTTTGAACAGTCTTCAGAGAATACAATCAGCACAGATCCGAACAAAAATGAGCTCAAGACTGAcccaaagaaaaagcatgttagGGTAAAAGTTCCAACTTCTGAACAGATAGCATCGCTGCATCTGAAGGAAGGGGGTAATACTGTAATGTTCACTTTCTCTACAGCAATGCTTGGGAGGCAGCAG GTTGATTGTCGAATATATTTATGGAAATGGAATACTCGTATAGTGATCTCAGATGTGGATGGGACAATTACAAA GTCAGATGTTTTAGGTCAATTCATGCCTTTGGTTGGTATTGATTGGTCACAGACAGGTGTTGCACACTTATTCTCAGCTATCAAG GAGAATGGTTACCAACTGCTATTTCTCAGTGCCCGTTCAATTTCTCAAGCATATCTCACACGCCAGTTCCTATTCAACCTTAAACAG GATGGGAAAGCTCTACCAGATGGTCCTGTTGTTATTTCTCCTGATGGACTTTTTCCATCTCTATATCGTGAAG TTATTAGGAGGGTTCCTCATGAGTTCAAAATTGCATGCCTGGAG GATATCAAGTCACTTTTTCCTTCTGATTGCAATCCATTCTATGCTGGTTTTGGAAATAGGGATACTGATGAAATCAGCTACCTTAAGGTTGGAATCCCAATAGGAAAAATATTCATTATTAATCCCAGG GGAGAGATCGTTGTAAACCGTCGAATTGACACAAAATCGTATACTTCTCTCCATGCACTCGTGAATGGAATGTTCCCCCCAATGATctcctcttctgaacag GAGGATTTTAACTCATGGAATTTCTGGAAGCTACCCCCTCCTGTTCTAGACTTGTGA
- the LOC112766309 gene encoding phosphatidate phosphatase PAH2 isoform X2 has translation MRRIGSYITQGVYTVSGPFHPFGGAVDIVVVEQPDGTFKSSPWYVRFGKFQGVLKAREKIVDINVNGIDADFHMHLDHKGEAYFLREVDAEYGDAVIYPSSGDEYDDNRSRHLNDMQIQERLRSKSCNYDSENSNGNAGTRSRGSLLGFVFGRKSIEEGEECGDKYGVEQMAPAEIAADLLELKWSTNIKSDRRPPRFVDKRKIAKSSSDGDVLQEALPPLAVKEEEASSFSNSNSEHGHDKTMIKIDVAHEVECDSNGKQGGLAHECADFPVELVEVEAGGGFERKLSDGELAPVSAFASPTGVSSVDDNISADEVAQSVVFFETSEKATVECANESSATSHDVSSTFSPPKDLLGVQATTKSPAAGLVEEENFLFSDLDESKINDQLDRPVSPESVDKEEEEEEEEEHHSCDDGDVKDENLVSENGDLHSSSPMAIPRTEAAGEDIGHTGSLPNITTRSISLGQPEASYPLSQSLDTRSKSLPWLFPENEDSSEANGNQLSNAKSGVGSPPSGWRLWPFSRSVSQTYVPPMPSDTKDTTFEQSSENTISTDPNKNELKTDPKKKHVRVKVPTSEQIASLHLKEGGNTVMFTFSTAMLGRQQVDCRIYLWKWNTRIVISDVDGTITKSDVLGQFMPLVGIDWSQTGVAHLFSAIKENGYQLLFLSARSISQAYLTRQFLFNLKQDGKALPDGPVVISPDGLFPSLYREVIRRVPHEFKIACLEGY, from the exons ATGAGGAGGATCGGAAGCTACATAACACAGGGCGTTTACACTGTTTCAGGGCCCTTCCACCCGTTCGGCGGCGCCGTCGACATCGTCGTCGTGGAGCAGCCAGATGGAACCTTCAAGTCTTCTCCTTGGTACGTCCGATTCGGGAAATTCCAAGGCGTTCTGAAAGCAAGGGAGAAGATCGTTGACATCAATGTGAATGGCATCGACGCTGATTTCCACATGCATCTTGATCACAAAGGTGAAGCTTATTTCCTCAGGGAAGTAGATGCTGAATATGGTGACGCCGTTATTTATCCGTCTTCTggtgatgaatatgatgataacCGCTCCCGTCATCTTAACGACATGCAAATACAAGAACGCCTCAGGTCCAAAAGCTGCAACTATGATTCAGAAAATAGTAATGGGAATGCTGGGACAAGGTCTCGCGGCTCGTTACTGGGCTTTGTGTTTGGGCGAAAGTCCATAGAGGAAGGTGAAGAATGTGGTGATAAGTACGGAGTTGAACAAATGGCGCCTGCTGAGATAGCTGCAGATTTGTTGGAGCTTAAGTGGTCTACGAATATCAAAAGTGATCGCCGACCACCACGTTTTGTGGATAAACGCAAAATTGCAAAGAGTTCATCCGATGGTGATGTACTTCAAGAAGCTTTGCCACCTCTTGCGGTAAAGGAGGAAgaagcttcttctttttccaatTCTAACTCTGAGCATGGACATGATAAGACTATGATAAAGATTGACGTTGCGCATGAGGTTGAATGTGACTCCAATGGAAAGCAAGGTGGACTTGCTCATGAATGTGCTGATTTTCCCGTTGAACTTGTGGAAGTTGAAGCAGGAGGGGGGTTCGAGAGGAAATTAAGTGACGGAGAGCTTGCTCCTGTCAGTGCTTTTGCTTCGCCGACTGGTGTTTCTTCAGTGGACGACAACATTTCGGCTGATGAAGTTGCTCAGTCTGTGGTTTTCTTCGAGACATCGGAGAAAGCGACGGTGGAATGTGCAAACGAGAGTAGTGCAACGAGCCATGATGTCTCTAGCACATTTTCTCCTCCTAAGGATTTGCTTGGTGTACAAGCAACAACTAAATCACCAGCAGCAGGTTTAGTGGAAGAAGAAAACTTCCTTTTTAGTGACCTTGATGAAAGTAAAATCAATGATCAATTGGATAGACCAGTGTCCCCTGAATCCGTAgataaggaagaagaagaagaagaagaagaagaacatcaTTCTTGCGATGATGGCGATGTTAAAGATGAAAACTTAGTTAGTGAAAATGGCGATTTGCATTCGTCCAGTCCTATGGCTATCCCTAGAACTGAGGCTGCTGGGGAGGATATTGGGCATACAGGATCATTGCCTAACATTACTACTCGTAGCATCAGCTTGGGCCAACCTGAGGCTTCTTATCCTTTAAGTCAATCACTAGACACAAGATCCAAATCCTTGCCGTGGTTATTTCCTGAAAATGAAGATTCAAGTGAAGCCAATGGAAACCAGTTGTCAAATGCGAAGTCAG GGGTCGGTAGCCCACCTTCTGGTTGGAGACTTTGGCCTTTCTCCAGATCAGTATCCCAAACATATGTGCCGCCTATGCCAAGTGATACCAAAGATACTACTTTTGAACAGTCTTCAGAGAATACAATCAGCACAGATCCGAACAAAAATGAGCTCAAGACTGAcccaaagaaaaagcatgttagGGTAAAAGTTCCAACTTCTGAACAGATAGCATCGCTGCATCTGAAGGAAGGGGGTAATACTGTAATGTTCACTTTCTCTACAGCAATGCTTGGGAGGCAGCAG GTTGATTGTCGAATATATTTATGGAAATGGAATACTCGTATAGTGATCTCAGATGTGGATGGGACAATTACAAA GTCAGATGTTTTAGGTCAATTCATGCCTTTGGTTGGTATTGATTGGTCACAGACAGGTGTTGCACACTTATTCTCAGCTATCAAG GAGAATGGTTACCAACTGCTATTTCTCAGTGCCCGTTCAATTTCTCAAGCATATCTCACACGCCAGTTCCTATTCAACCTTAAACAG GATGGGAAAGCTCTACCAGATGGTCCTGTTGTTATTTCTCCTGATGGACTTTTTCCATCTCTATATCGTGAAG TTATTAGGAGGGTTCCTCATGAGTTCAAAATTGCATGCCTGGAG GGATACTGA